A window of the Sphaerobacter thermophilus DSM 20745 genome harbors these coding sequences:
- a CDS encoding DegT/DnrJ/EryC1/StrS family aminotransferase, which yields MIPRGKPDIGWADLAVAAARCLRPGDRAAAQRRVEAAWSPEGEALACLSVRSGFDLLLQALALPAGSEILVSAITIRDMTRIIEHHGLVPVPVDLDMATLSVPVANLERAWTPRTRAILVAHLFGSRMPLDDIARFARERGLLLIEDCAQAFTGPDYRGHPASDVCLFSFGPIKTATALGGGIVTVRDGMIRERMRAIQAGYPVQSRRRYLKRVLTFGVFKLLAAPTPYRAFTAACRALGREHDAVISGALRGFPGAGLMAKIRQQPSAPLLALLARRVTRFDPRRVARRTQVARTAIALMPGVDRPGTRAAEHSYWVFPIQAADPDGLVRRLWRHGFDATRGASSMSVVDRPPDRPELEPREARRVMDQVLYLPVYPGIADHDLARLARAAAAPRPAEAAPVAHETG from the coding sequence ATGATCCCACGAGGAAAGCCGGATATCGGCTGGGCGGATCTGGCCGTCGCGGCGGCGCGGTGCCTGCGGCCGGGCGACCGCGCTGCGGCACAGCGGCGGGTCGAGGCGGCGTGGTCGCCGGAAGGTGAGGCACTGGCCTGCCTGTCGGTGCGCAGCGGGTTCGACCTGCTCCTCCAGGCGCTGGCGCTCCCGGCCGGGAGCGAGATCCTGGTGTCGGCCATCACGATCCGGGACATGACCCGGATCATCGAGCACCACGGTCTGGTGCCGGTGCCGGTAGATCTCGATATGGCGACGCTCTCGGTTCCGGTCGCGAACCTGGAGCGGGCGTGGACGCCGCGGACGCGTGCGATCCTGGTGGCCCACCTGTTCGGGAGCCGGATGCCGCTGGACGACATCGCCCGCTTCGCCCGGGAGCGCGGGCTGCTCCTGATCGAGGACTGCGCCCAGGCGTTCACCGGGCCGGACTACCGGGGGCACCCCGCGAGCGACGTCTGCCTCTTCAGCTTCGGCCCGATCAAGACGGCGACGGCGCTGGGCGGCGGGATCGTGACGGTGCGCGACGGGATGATTCGGGAGCGGATGCGCGCGATCCAGGCGGGGTACCCGGTGCAGAGCCGCCGGCGCTACCTGAAGCGGGTGCTCACCTTCGGCGTCTTCAAGCTGCTGGCCGCGCCGACCCCGTACCGGGCCTTCACCGCCGCGTGCCGCGCGCTGGGGCGGGAGCACGACGCTGTGATCAGCGGCGCCCTGCGCGGGTTCCCGGGCGCGGGGCTGATGGCCAAGATCCGGCAGCAGCCGTCCGCCCCGCTCCTGGCCCTGCTCGCCCGGCGGGTGACGCGGTTCGACCCGCGCCGGGTCGCGCGGCGGACGCAGGTGGCCCGCACGGCGATTGCCCTCATGCCCGGCGTGGACCGACCCGGCACCCGCGCCGCTGAGCACAGCTACTGGGTCTTCCCGATCCAGGCCGCGGACCCGGACGGTCTGGTGCGGCGACTCTGGCGCCACGGCTTCGACGCGACGCGCGGTGCCTCCAGCATGTCGGTCGTGGACCGGCCTCCGGATCGACCGGAGCTGGAGCCGCGGGAGGCACGGCGGGTCATGGACCAGGTGCTCTACCTCCCGGTGTACCCCGGCATCGCGGACCACGACCTCGCCCGGCTTGCACGCGCGGCTGCGGCGCCGCGCCCGGCGGAGGCCGCTCCGGTCGCCCACGAGACCGGCTAG